The following are from one region of the Cinclus cinclus chromosome 7, bCinCin1.1, whole genome shotgun sequence genome:
- the LOC134045986 gene encoding protein NDNF-like produces MSWFWLYLPLHLLMATCLCHSIKAPTTSSQQSFKTNLFNFYHSLILADGKETTIHLLKDIPKRYYFALEEGRVLAPFSITVTPCDVPIEWSILVYKSPPGKATPGDHDTQEVSKSQKASSVASTIFNYKGNSVETYMGMSSHSALYLLEFLSTERDTHITVYLTTDTTSGHLYPELPADPRIDVIGIGHTTVTLTWKHSPSVLQHRENIQYCLLVNEKHNYKSLCAAETAIRSSGMKLPPTLALSLSPYLLEPQQVMILSNSELSIINKVSSGEVRQVCMGTKNTYTVPSLSPSTQYYFDVFIVNLLTNASAAYTGTFARTLEEPEPKVTELKDGKVIHVVLDGKKQKFYSLQYQARHKKIHFTFQLCQGQIQVHITRNGKTVASENLSGMRYFSVKGKLLDTYLVQLRSTEEFNSSVKVQASPHFHKPLFPVLPESLKIKSFSKLRTCRSVTIAWLGTQEESKYCVYRKKIEEDQIWRELQSADRCSGPESRHKSEKVLCKYFYDLNLQRAVTTETIKGLEAGTLYLFDVYLFGPSGIPVRYHSKVVKTRKKC; encoded by the exons ATGTCCTGGTTCTGGCTTTATCTTCCTCTCCATCTTCTCATGGCAACTTGTTTGTGCCATTCTATAAAAGCACCTACCACCAGTTCCCAACAGAGCTTCAAGACCAATCTCTTCAATTTCTACCACTCCCTGATACTTGCAGATGGTAAGGAAACTACAATCCACCTGCTGAAGGATATACCCAAAAG GTACTACTTTGCTTTGGAAGAGGGCAGGGTCCTTGCCCCTTTCTCGATAACAGTGACGCCCTGCGATGTTCCCATTGAATGGAGCATACTTGTGTACAAGTCTCCACCAGGAAAAGCAACACCAG GTGACCATGATACACAAGAGGTCTCCAAATCTCAGAAGGCTTCAAGCGTAGCATCCACTATCTTCAACTACAAGGGAAATTCTGTGGAGACTTACATGGGCATGTCTTCCCATTCTGCCCTTTACCTGCTTGAGTTCTTATCCACTGAGCGAGACACACACATCACCGTGTACTTAACCACTGACACCACGTCTGGGCACCTCTACCCAGAGCTTCCAGCAGATCCACGCATAGATGTGATTGGCATCGGCCATACAACGGTGACTCTGACCTGGAAACACAGCCCTTCTGTcttgcagcacagggaaaataTCCAGTACTGTCTCCTAGTTAATGAAAAGCACAACTACAAGAGCTTGTGTGCTGCTGAGACAGCCATCAGATCCTCTGGAATGAAGCTGCCACCCACGTTAGCTCTGTCCCTCTCTCCATACCTTCTTGAGCCACAGCAGGTGATGATATTGTCCAACAGCGAACTGAGCATCATCAACAAAGTGAGCAGTGGGGAAGTCAGGCAGGTGTGCATGGGCACCAAGAACACCTACACAGTGCCCAGTCTCAGCCCCAGCACTCAGTATTACTTCGATGTTTTTATCGTCAATCTCCTTACAAATGCCAGCGCCGCATACACCGGGACATTTGCCAGGACCCTGGAAGAACCTGAACCCAAGGTGACAGAGCTGAAAGATGGGAAAGTGATTCATGTAGTCctggatgggaaaaagcagaaattctaCAGTCTGCAGTACCAGGCGAGGCACAAGAAAATCCACTTCACCTTTCAGTTGTGTCAGGGCCAAATACAGGTTCACATAACAAGAAATGGCAAAACAGTGGCATCAGAAAATCTGTCTGGGATGAGGTATTTCTCCGTGAAGGGAAAGCTGCTGGACACCTATTTGGTGCAGCTGAGGTCCACAGAGGAATTTAACTCTTCTGTGAAGGTACAGGCATCCCCCCATTTCCACAAGCCCTTATTCCCAGTTCTTCCAGAGAGCTTAAAAATCAAATCCTTCAGTAAACTGAGAACGTGCAGGTCTGTCACCATTGCCTGGctggggacacaagaggagaGCAAGTATTGTGTGTACAGAAAAAAGATTGAAGAGGATCAGATCTGGAGGGAACTGCAGAGTGCAGACAGGTGCTCTGGGCCTGAATCTCGGCACAAATCAGAGAAAGTGCTGTGCAAGTACTTCTATGACCTAAACCTCCAGCGAGCCGTCACCACAGAGACCATCAaagggctggaggcagggacGCTCTACTTGTTTGATGTTTATCTCTTTGGGCCATCTGGCATCCCTGTCAGATATCACAGCAAAGTTGTGAAGACcaggaaaaaatgctga